In the genome of Doryrhamphus excisus isolate RoL2022-K1 chromosome 11, RoL_Dexc_1.0, whole genome shotgun sequence, the window GAGAGGGGATcagcaacatttatttttgttgtgttatttgtatttaaaatgatAACGTAGAATTGCAtattttgtttatgtgtgtgtgttttttcccagGCCTCTGCACTATGATTGCTGTGTCTTGGTATGCAGCCAACATCACCCAGCAGTTCTTTGACGAGTTTTACCCAGGAACAAAGTAAGTATACACATCTTCACTAGTGTGGGTAACAACAAGAAATGTGCAATTACATTAAATGTTACTGTGTCACAGGTATGAAATTGGCGAGGGCTTGTACATCGGCTGGTCCTCAGCGACACTCGCCCTTTGCGGAGGTGCCTGTCTCATGTGTGCGTGTAGGTTTAAAGAACCTGGTGAGAAAATGTACGTATCTGCACTTAAAACATTTTACCTGAGTGTAGTGGAGAAAGAGGGACAACCATATAACCGCAGTTTTTGGGTGTCTCACAGGCCTTATCCATACCAGCCGTCGTCCAGAGGTCGTCTGCTGTCCACTGTGGCGGCCCAATCAACCCACAGCAACTATGGAAGGAATGCATACGTGTGACATACTCCTGGgaagaatggaattgaacaaaGTAAATGGAATTGTGATGGTGCAAAGCGATTTCAAACACACTTGTGATCATGCCTGATCTGaacctttttttgtgtttttcaactACACATAAAGTCCATATGATTATCCTTCCCACATTTCAATCAAAGCATAACAGCAGAGCAGTGAACATACTCTAACAGTGTTTTGATAGAAATGCCAACCTGATCAATGCATCACAGTATGAATAATCTGCATCAGAAACATTATTGGATGTAAATATCTGCAATCAGAGCATGCGATTTTTCAACAtatgaaaatattgtttcaTTGTGTGAGCTCCAATTCACCTTATTGGTGAAGATACATATGGTTCTGTAATTATTCTTgttttatatacaaataaaacattttggagTAATATTTGAGGTGGTAAAGGGATTTCTATTCAATTGTTAATACATATCAATGAATGGCACACATAAGAGGAGCCCTAACttgcaaatgtacagtattgcagtataACCTGCcttcttcctgctttgagtacATGAAGGGGGCCcccatgcaacacacacaaacgcatatTAGCTATGTTTGTTATAAGCTAATGATAGCAAGTCCACAAAGTTTAGTTACTCACACAAACTATCATTGAATGTATAACTTATTATAACAATGGCATGAGTGAAAATCCTCTTTGTGTTATGGACATGCACGCGTGTGCCAGGCAGGCATGGGCATTCTTATTTGGGCCTAACGACAATTATTATGCAATTTaacttgaaaaatcagtccttGTAGACCACTATGGTAAACATATGCTAGCCAGTGGAGGTCTTCTTGTATCTTTTGGGTGAGAAGCCAGAAATATTGAACACATTTCaggttttgtgtatttgttgataactttgatatttttaatacacGGTGGTGGTCTTATAGGTGAATTAACATGTTCTTTTGTAGTTTTTATtggtttatttacaaaataaaacgtTTTGTAGTACCTTTGAGTAGCTATAGCCGTTTCTATTCAGGTGTTTTACATAAGGTGGGTGTGCCCCCTGCTGGACAAATCAGGTATTACACGTGTTTGTATAAATAGTCTTTGCTTGGCATTATTTTGTATCGTATATAGTCTGTCAAAGACCATCTCTTTTCATGATGAGaataattttatgttattatagtTATCACTTGTATAGAAAGAGGGTTAGAAGCAGGAAAAGGTTTTATGGATGTTTATtcccaaaatgtaaaatacatactgtataactaCATTTTTGGTCGTCTGTCCTTTTTTTTGCCAATGTTATGGAAACAAATGACTTTCCCCAGTACAATGCGGTTCAACCGATGTTCACATGGGTATAGTATTACAGTGTGATCCGAACAGTgtttttatgcatgtttttgcagaTAGAGGAGGTAGTAAGTACTCCAGACCTCCATTTCTGCAAAACAGCTTTATATTGTTGACCCGTTTTGTGGTCCCTGAAACAGGCCTTAATGTGTAATGCtgaaatacatattattttttaacctCTGGCACTTCACCACTTACCTTTGTACCATTTCAAGCTATTCAATGGACTTGAACGACTTGAATTTCAATAGACTGGATGTTGATGTGGGGTGTTCTAAACCTTTGGACCGCAGTGTATGTTATGTTTAATTAATCCCATTTAATTCTTCTGAGTTTCATTTGCCAGATTGTCTAAGCTTTGTCCATCAAAGCGTATTAAATGCCATCCTTCCTTAACAGTGAGATCCTGAGCTCCTTTTGCAGCATAGAAGTCTCGTGATGGAGTGTTCCAGTCCAACACGCTCAACTGCAAACGCGCACACTGCTTCTCTTTGGCCAcctacacaaacaaaaaaaattaaatatcttCCCAACAACACATAGGGTCCAGGTTTGTTAAGTTAACTTGCTGTCATTGGTTAATTTATAAGGAGTCTTACCTGAGCAGCTGCACTCAGTAAACTTTTTCCAATGCCAAATCCTGATGAAGAACGAGAACGAGACAGAAAATTTACACTCAAACTATTGGGGTACAATGTCCTTTTAGAGCTTTAGAGTAGGTATGTAGCAGtactttttatgacaataaaacgACTGGAAGTCCAATAATTAACCCAGTGGGACACATTTTACCTTGCGGGACAGTTCTAAGAATCTTCTTGTCCATCATTTGTGAAAGTGTGGTTAATATTTACTCCCTAAACTGCATTTTACCTCTGAATTGTGGCATCACATATAAGTCCTCTAAATGCATCGACCGTCCCTTCCATGTACTGTAGATGTCAAAGTAAAGGGCGTATCCAACAGTTGCGAACCCTAGGAGACATGAGAAGAccatcattaaaaacagattcaacaggaaaaaacacaaacctgTAGACTACTATGTATATAGAAATGACATGCAGGCATATTTGAAGCActagagcagtgtttttcaacattttttgagccatggaacgttttttttacatcttgagacacaccactaaccacctcacgtgcatcactaagtctattagaggaacgaggcaatcagctacgtgttgccacacggacgaatattacattgctctgccagtctttacaccatgGACACTCGACAATggcatatttgcagaaaatgattaataaatggtaatttaaaaaatgacaatggaTAATTccccgcggcacagtggttgaaaatgactGCTCTAGAGTGATGTACAGTATAAGCTGTACAAAAAAAGTTCGATTAAATAgcataacatgaataaaagcacTAGCAAGAATGGAAACATTTTACCGTCTTCCTCAGGTACTTCGGCAACAAGACACCCAAAGAATGGATTCTGGTTGAAACCATCGCGTTCCAGttcttaaataaattaaaaacgaAGATAATTGACCTTAAACGTTTTCACAGTAAATACAATGAACTTGACATCTCAGAAAACAAAGTTTGAAggcaatgttttgtgttttccacGGCTGTATTGTAACGTACATAACGGTTTCTAGTATAGCCTGTTGACCATGATGTGTGGttattaaaattgaatttaattcagTAGTATGTTGTGACAGGCCTAAACGATTAACGTTACCTTCACATGATATTTTCACCTGATCAGGCATCTTCTCATAAACCGCCAACTCCTAAAACATAACAGAATCCATTTGACGCGCTTCATTGACATTGTGAACAAGCTGGTAATTTATTTAGACTTATACAATTCCATTAACGTCACATTATCCGTGAATGTATCACACTCACCATTATCATTCTGATTATGTCTTTGCAGTCTACTTTGGTCGCAGGACGAATGTTGAAGTTCATGTTTAATTAAGCCAGTCAGACTCACTTTCATCCCGAACCGCATCAAACGTTTCACTTCCGTATGCAAAACCGGAACTGGCTATCGTGTATCCGTTGAccattcaaaataaatataacagaGCCGCTACAAGGTGAGTTTGTATTTATCTATTGATATAATTTTTGATTAAGTAGTTCTTTTACACATACTCGCTTACATTTGAAAACAATAAGTCTTTAGAACATTCACTTGACTGTTGTATCACTTGTATcacttgacttgttttttttaccttaatcATGTTTCATAACtgactttgtatttatttttgaaacaaatattataatttGATCAGATATCAAAATTCAATTTCCTACTCATTTAAAGCTTTttcaacaactttttttctttggggCTTCAACTGCCTTATTAATTTCAATAGACTGGATGTTGATGTGGGGAGTTCTAAACCTTTGGACCGGCAGTGTATGTTATGTTTAATTAATCCCTTTTAACTCTTCTGAGTTTCATTTGCCAAATCGTCCAAGCTTGCTCCATCAAAACGGATCAAGTGCCATCCTTCCTTAACAGTGAGATCCTGAGCTCCTTTTGCAGCATAGAAATCTCGTGATGGAGTGTTCCAGTCCAACACGCTCAACTGCAAACGCACACACTGCTTCTCTTTGGCCACCTACACAAACATGAAGCAAAATGATAAACTTGCAAGAAAACCAGAAATTGCAGAACATTTTACGGAATTCTTACTTTTGCAACTGTGCTGAGTAAACCCTTTCCAATGCCAAATCCTGgtgtgaaaaaagaaaacatgttttgctcaaaactacactttttgaaaaaatcctgcagatagtattattgatctaaatgcccttacatgctaaacagggGGAATTGTAagtttatttggctttatttgatgttttatttttatgcaaattTAGAGGGGCTGGACCCAAGCGAGGGGGCGGGGGGATAGAAAACCAagtggactggtcaccagccaatcacagggcatatacagacaaacaaccattcgcactcacattcatagctatggacaatttggaggcaccaattaacctagcatgtttttggaatgtgggaggaaaccggagtacccgaagaaaacccatgcatgcaccgagagaacatgcaaactccacacagaaatggccgagggtggaattgaactcgggtctcctagctgtgtggcctgcacgctaaccacttgccgtgcagcctgtagtagttttttaaaaatacatatttaatatttatatttaatacatatttaacCACCACCGCAGAGCCAGACTTGaatttattgcaggttttaattccaacagacacaataataacataatagtaataaaaatcaCAATCATTATAATAACACAGATTACCATATCTGGAAGATCTGGTTTCAAGTTagagatctctgtgtggagtttggaatTAACTATCAACTCTATATTgtttataggtatgaatgtgagtgcaaaTGATTGTTTCTTCATACAgtatgtgattggttggcgaccagtccagggtataccccgcttCCTGCCCTaggtcagctggaataggctccagcatacctgccaccccctgtgaggataagcggcatagaagatgatggatggatgttgcgGCCATAGCCCATGTTAAAAGTCAACTCTGAGCCCTTCTGGGCCACcaccacaaaaatatttcatttataaagaagaaatcctactttgcggcaATTCATTTTTACGGTCagggctggaaccaattaaccacaataaacaaacacaaaggctTTGTAAAAAGGGCAATGAATGATTAGTTTGAGATTAGTCAGGAACAAAGTACtaattttaaaacacattttacctCTGAATTCTGGCATCACATACAAGTCCTCTAAATACATTGACCGTCCCTTCCATGTACTGTAGATGTAAAAATAAAGGGCATACCCCACAGTTGTGAACCCTGAAGATACAAGAGACCATCAAAATGAATCAGGAAGACACACAAAGCACTATAATGCATCTGCTTGTTATAGTGCTacggttgccatggtaaccactTACCTTCTTTAGATTTATTCTCTTCAGGCACCTCTGCAACAATACATTCAAACAAGGGACTCTGACAGAAACCATCACGCTCTAATTCTTAAGTAAAcaaacaaggacataaaaaggGTGTCAACAAGCAAGATCTTAAAGTTGGCATACAACCACAGCTGATCAATTTAAACGTCATCTTGATGAGTGTGATTACTTTTAAATATTGTGATTTACTTACTAAAATATTTTCTTGTAGAATTGTATGACTGTGCTTGGAGTTTGCAAGATCATGATTAATCTAGTATTGGTTTATAGGGTCAAATATTACCATCACATGTTATCTTAACCTGATCAGACATCTTGTCATGAACTGCCAACtcctaatgaaaaaaaacaaaacacgtattttttaaagcattttggGTAAGTCACACGACAAATTTAAGAAAATATTTAGTGTATATTTATGTCTATTATCACTCACCATTACTAATCTCGATATTTCTTTGCAGTCTGCTTTAGTAGCAGCACGAACACTAAACTTCATGTTCGCAACAGATCTTGCTACTCATCATTACTTCCGCGTATGTAAACAGGATGTCGTTTTAGTGTGTGCTCTTCAAAGTAAAACTGACCGGGAAGTTGACTTCACTTGGAAAAACAAGACTAATCGATATAAAGTACATTTGTGCATACTTTAATAGGGGGTATACGCCAAAGGTGGCTTAAGTAAGCCAGGTTTTGTGCTCAAGATGCAACACAACAAACTGGACTTTGACGGCAGTTAACAACTTACTTTGTCAAATCCGGTTTCCGGCTTTGTTTCCAGCATGCAGCGTGTGAATGCGGAATTTAACACTGATTATTATAAAACCTATACCATACTAGTCATTTATCAAGTCGCAACATTGCACAACGTTGACATATTAACACCTAgccattgaaaaaataaatacattggcgCAAGATCTTATCGTTTAATGAAATTAGCTATATCTCGTTGTGTTTCGTGGCGACATTACAATTTTATGCAGTTGGTTGATGCCTCAagtgtttctaatattgtaACATAATGTATTATTAGAAGACTAAGGGACTGAGTAGTCACGCAAGGACTCCTGACACATTTACATCTGTAAAAATTaactattaatattttatattgtattttatttctggTGTGAGCGTGACCATATTTAGCGTATTCCCTCGTCTGAAATCAATCTCGTTTAATGATGGATAACATCATCAGGGAATgctatatttgtcttttttcactAAACACAGTCCGCTAGCCCACTAAACTGGCTTTGCAGAATGCCACCATACACCACACcatcactggattcaaagtctgTGGTTGTTTCCCCTTTTCTCTAAAAGGAATAATCTGACACCATCATCCCCATCGGTGCGCCTATTTGacgtttatttttaatttatatctAAATTAGTAacatagattcattcattcattttctgccgcttatccacacgagggataaggagcctatcccagctgtctttggggagacggggtaaaccctggccagccaatcacagggcaaatatggacaaacaaccattcacactcacattcatacctatggacaatttgg includes:
- the cldn15b gene encoding claudin-15b isoform X2 — its product is MDPIVEAFAFFLGFLGWLMVGIALPNRYWKVSTVDGYLQASRALMIAAIVFGTFGLVGTLVGMQCSKIGGENYVLKGKIAAVGGVFFLLQGLCTMIAVSWYAANITQQFFDEFYPGTKYEIGEGLYIGWSSATLALCGGACLMCACRFKEPGEKMPYPYQPSSRGRLLSTVAAQSTHSNYGRNAYV
- the LOC131138107 gene encoding thialysine N-epsilon-acetyltransferase-like — translated: MNFNIRPATKVDCKDIIRMIMELAVYEKMPDQVKISCEELERDGFNQNPFFGCLVAEVPEEDGFATVGYALYFDIYSTWKGRSMHLEDLYVMPQFRGFGIGKSLLSAAAQVAKEKQCARLQLSVLDWNTPSRDFYAAKGAQDLTVKEGWHLIRFDGQSLDNLANETQKN
- the LOC131138105 gene encoding thialysine N-epsilon-acetyltransferase-like, with protein sequence MKFSVRAATKADCKEISRLVMELAVHDKMSDQVKITCDELERDGFCQSPLFECIVAEVPEENKSKEGFTTVGYALYFYIYSTWKGRSMYLEDLYVMPEFRGFGIGKGLLSTVAKVAKEKQCVRLQLSVLDWNTPSRDFYAAKGAQDLTVKEGWHLIRFDGASLDDLANETQKS